Below is a window of Fimbriimonadaceae bacterium DNA.
CGAGGGGAAGAATCGAAACCAGTCTATGGTTCACTTGAACCATCTCACAAAGAAGATCGGTTCACGCCTTACCGGTTCGATCAGCGCTCAAAAAGCATGCGAATGGGCAGCAGAGCAGTTTAAGAAGTTCGGCTGCGAAAACGTTCATCTGGAGCAATGGGGCGAGATGGCGGTTTCGTTCCAACGTGGCAAACGACAATCGGCGAAGATGGTCGCTCCTTACGAGGCCGAAATGGTCTTTACGACACCTTCATGGTCGCCGGGAACCGACGGCCCCCTGCGTGGAAAGGCCGTGATGGAGCCCCAGACCGAGGAAGAGTTTGAGAAGGTGAAGGATCAGCTCAAGGGCGCTTGGGTTGTTTCGCGAAGCCGATGGGGCATGCGCGCGCCGCAAGCCGGAGCGGGCAATGACCTGAAGACCAAGATTGATAACGCGGGCATTCACGGACGGGTGTATGGAGCGGCTGATGAGCGGGTTCATACGAGTGGACGCTTTGTTGGCTTGGACTGGGACAACCTGCCGACCGAGCGACGCATCGGCATTCGAAAGTCGGACTATGATCGGATCACGGGCTACCTTGTGTTCAACACGAACGTCGAGCTTGAATTCGACATGGAGAACCGTTTCATCAAGGGCCCGACGAAGATGTACAACGTCATCGCCGAGATTCCTGGAACCGAGAAGCCCGACGAAGTGGTGATCATCTGTGGGCACCTAGACAGCTGGGACGGCCCGGGCTCGATGGGCGCTAATGACAACGGAACAGGCACCACCGTCACGCTGGAAGCCGCCCGAATCCTGAATGCCGTCGGGGCAAAGCCGAAGCGAACGATTCGCTTCATTCTGTGGACGGGTGAAGAGCAGGGTCTGCTAGGATCGCGCGCTTATGCTGAGAAGCACAAGGACACGATGACGAAGGTCTCTGCCGTTCTCAACGACGACGGTGGCACCAACTATCAGGGCGGATACTCCTGCTTAGCCGAGCATGAGAAGATGCTTTCCGAAGCCATTGCGCCTGTGCAAAAGGCCTTCCCTGATATGCCGATGAGGCTCAACGTCGTTGCGAACTTCCCACGCGGCGGTTCCTCTGACCACGCGTCGTTCATCCCGTATGGCGTTCCTGGGTTCTTCACGATGGAAGCAGGCAAGGCCGACTACGGATTCGTGTGGCACACACAGAACGACCGACCCGAGTATTCGGTTGCGGAGTATCTGGCGCAGTCCTCGACAAACCATGCGGCGGTGTCGTACTACCTGGCAAACGCACCCGAGCTGTTGGCTCGTATTCCTCAGCGCGGCGGCGAAGGCACCATCAAGGAGATGCTTGCCAACATGGAACCCCCGATGGGTGGTTGGAGAAACTACATCACCAGCCGCGAGTTCCATATCGACAGTCAGCCCGACGGACATGACCACGACGACGACTACGTCGCTTACATGATCGAGACGATCACACGGGCGATTCTTCGAGCGTTTGGCCTCGGCGGATAAGGCCGGAGATCATCGACAAAAGAGCGGCGCGAATGTTCTTCGCACCGCTCTTTGACTTTTGTCTCGAACAATCTGGCTGGAAATCGATTCTTTCTCTATGTTCGAGCAAGATCGCCATTACAATGAACTTGGGAGTACTGATGTTGCGGAGGCTTGTTTATCTCATCACGCTGGCATTCTCGGCTTGTGCTCAGGCCCAATCGCCGGGTGCGCGGTATATGCCGGGCGAGGTGTTGGTGAAGTTCAAGCCTGGCACTTCGCTTGTTCAGACTGCGTTTAGCGCTCGTTATAGGGTCCAGTCGGCAAGTGTGATCTCCAGACTTGGCGTCACCCGAATGACGCTTGCGCCAAGCATGACGCCTACGCAGGCGCTCCATGAGCTTCGAAAATTGAAGGCCGCGGTTGTTTACGCTGAGCCCAACTATATCAACGACTACAGCTACATTCCGAACGACCCGGGATTTGCGCTCCAATACCATCATCAAAATGTGCGCAGTCCGCAGGCGTGGGACGTCAGCTTTGGCTCTATCGGTGTGACGGTGGCGATCTGCGATTCCGGCGTGCAACTGAATCACGAGGACCTCGCACCGAAGCTTTTGGCTGGAACAGACACATTCGATCACGATAGCGACCCGAGCGACGAACTGGGGCACGGCACTTTTGTCGCCGGTTTGGCAGCAGCCGCAACGGATAACGGTGTCGGAATCTCTGGGACCGGATTCAACTGCCGCATCCTTCCCGTTCGCGTTGGCGGAAACTTTGGAGTGCCGAACTCGTCGGCGGCAGAGGGGATTGCGTGGGCGGCCGACAACGGGGCAAACGTTATCAATTTGAGCTTTGGTGGATCGATCCCGAGTTTGACGATGAAGGACGCCATTGATTATGCGACGACAGTCAAGAACGCGGTTGTTGTGGGCTCGGCGGGCAACAGCAATACCAGCCTTCCCCTGTATCCTGCTGCATTTCCGAATGTGATTTCGGTTGGTGCCACCGACGAAAACGATGAACGTGCGGAATTCAGCAACTTTGGAACTTGGGTGGATGTTGCGGCCCCCGGTCTTGACGTTTACAGCACGGAGTTTGGGGGCGGCTATGCCACCCATAGCGGCACATCCTACTCCGCTCCCATTGTGAGCGGCATTGCTGGGCTGGTGTGGAGTCGGGCAGGGCTGTCGGCGACGAGTGTCGAGATCAGGAGTTACCTTGAGCAATCGTGTGACAACGTTGGAACGTGGGTGAACTTTGGACGTGTCAATGCGCTTGCCGCGCTCGATGCTGTCACACAAATTGATGAGATCGACTTCGACGTAGAAACGGCAAGCGTGTTCACGGGCAACTTCGGTGGGGGGAATATCGGAAGTTTGCGCACCACGGATGGCTCTATGTACTTTGTGTTTGGCGCGCCGTTTCCTTCACTCGGACTGGTTGCGGCTCTACAGGGCGAGTTTTCGGTGCCGGACGATCCCGACGACGTGAACTCCTTGAGCGTCACATTCGCCACCGCTGGACCACCGCGAACGACGCAATTCGTCTACGTTTGGAATTGGCAAACGAGTGGCTATGAACTTGTGAAAACCCTGCCGATCTCACAGACCGTCAAGGATACGGAAGCGATTTTGAGCCGCCCGTATGGACGGTATATCAACCCAACCACAAACAAAGTTCGTGTGCTGTTACGGGCGGTAGGCCCTGCCCGATACGTGAAGCAGATGGTCTACTCGGTTGATCGCCTCCAACTCAAAGCTTTTGTTCGCACTCATTAGTTTTACAAGCAGGAAGAAGGCCTTTTCGGGCCGAATTAGAGATACGAAATGTCCGACGAACATAAGCCGGAAGAATCGGGACAACAAGCCCCGCCCGTACAGAGCCATGGTGGCACCGATTGGAGCCGTCCACCCGAACAAGCACCGATCCACGGACAAGGCCAATATCAGCGTGGCCCAAACGATGGGATGCAGACACTCATTCCAACCAAAAATGCGAATGCGCTGGCAGCCTACTACTGCGCCGTTTTTGCGCTTGTGCCATGCTTCACGATCTTCTTGGCACCAACCGCGATCGTCCTTGGCGTCAAGGGCCTCAAAAACATTAAGGAGAACCCCGGCCTGCCTGGCGCCGCTCATGCCTGGGTTGGGATTATTGGCGGCACAGGATTGCTGCTTTTGATTCTGATTGGCTTCGCTATCTGGGCGGTTATTCAAGCCGCGGGATAAATGCTGTCGCGGGCGGCTCTCCACCGGTAAACTGAGCCCAATGCAGACCTGGATTCCGAGCGTGGGCATTGAAGTTCACGCTGAGCTCAATACCGAGTCTAAGATGTTTTGCCGCTGTCCGGTGGCGTTTGGCGGCGAGCCTAACACACGGACTTGTCCGGTATGCCTCGGTCTGCCTGGGGCGCTCCCGGTCCCAAATAAGGCTGCCATTGAGAAGGTGCTGCGAACGGCGTTAGCCCTGAACTGCAAGATCGCGATGGATTCGTTCTTCCATAGAAAGAACTACTTCTATCCCGACCTGTCCAAGGGCTATCAGATCAGCCAGTATGGTGAGACCAACCCTCTTGGTTATTACGGCTACCTTGAGATTCCCACTCCTGATGGGGGCACCAAGAAGATACGGATTCGGCGCGTCCACCTTGAGGAGGACACCGGAAAGCTGCTGCACTTGCCGACTGGGGGCAGCGGCGTGGATTTCAACCGCTCGGGGGTTCCTTTGATGGAGGTTGTGACGGACTTCCCGCCCGACGTTTCGTCCAGTGATGAAGCTAAAGAGTATCTTGTCCAGCTTCGGCAACTGCTGCTTTACCTTGATGTTTGCGATGGAAAGATGGAGGAGGGCTCGCTGCGATGCGAACCCAACATTTCGGTGCGAAAGGCTGACTCGGAGACTTACGGCACGAAGACCGAACTGAAGAACCTTGGCAGCTTTCGTGCGATGCAGCTTGGCGTTCAGTACGAAGTTAAGCGGCAAACGGCTTTGCTTGAGGCAGGAGAGGCGATCAAGCAAGAGACCCGGGGATGGAACGAAGCTAAAGAGGCGAGCTATCTTATGCGCGTCAAGGAGCAGGAGAACGATTATCGTTACTTCCCGGATCCTGACCTTGTGCCGATGAAGTTTGACGAGGAGTACATCGAGTCTCTGCGCAAGTCGATCCCGGAACTGCCCTTAACAAAGCAATTGC
It encodes the following:
- a CDS encoding M20/M25/M40 family metallo-hydrolase, which translates into the protein MKRSLILVAMACAAIGFSQSSDPTIDRIINEGKNRNQSMVHLNHLTKKIGSRLTGSISAQKACEWAAEQFKKFGCENVHLEQWGEMAVSFQRGKRQSAKMVAPYEAEMVFTTPSWSPGTDGPLRGKAVMEPQTEEEFEKVKDQLKGAWVVSRSRWGMRAPQAGAGNDLKTKIDNAGIHGRVYGAADERVHTSGRFVGLDWDNLPTERRIGIRKSDYDRITGYLVFNTNVELEFDMENRFIKGPTKMYNVIAEIPGTEKPDEVVIICGHLDSWDGPGSMGANDNGTGTTVTLEAARILNAVGAKPKRTIRFILWTGEEQGLLGSRAYAEKHKDTMTKVSAVLNDDGGTNYQGGYSCLAEHEKMLSEAIAPVQKAFPDMPMRLNVVANFPRGGSSDHASFIPYGVPGFFTMEAGKADYGFVWHTQNDRPEYSVAEYLAQSSTNHAAVSYYLANAPELLARIPQRGGEGTIKEMLANMEPPMGGWRNYITSREFHIDSQPDGHDHDDDYVAYMIETITRAILRAFGLGG
- a CDS encoding S8 family serine peptidase, with the translated sequence MLRRLVYLITLAFSACAQAQSPGARYMPGEVLVKFKPGTSLVQTAFSARYRVQSASVISRLGVTRMTLAPSMTPTQALHELRKLKAAVVYAEPNYINDYSYIPNDPGFALQYHHQNVRSPQAWDVSFGSIGVTVAICDSGVQLNHEDLAPKLLAGTDTFDHDSDPSDELGHGTFVAGLAAAATDNGVGISGTGFNCRILPVRVGGNFGVPNSSAAEGIAWAADNGANVINLSFGGSIPSLTMKDAIDYATTVKNAVVVGSAGNSNTSLPLYPAAFPNVISVGATDENDERAEFSNFGTWVDVAAPGLDVYSTEFGGGYATHSGTSYSAPIVSGIAGLVWSRAGLSATSVEIRSYLEQSCDNVGTWVNFGRVNALAALDAVTQIDEIDFDVETASVFTGNFGGGNIGSLRTTDGSMYFVFGAPFPSLGLVAALQGEFSVPDDPDDVNSLSVTFATAGPPRTTQFVYVWNWQTSGYELVKTLPISQTVKDTEAILSRPYGRYINPTTNKVRVLLRAVGPARYVKQMVYSVDRLQLKAFVRTH
- the gatB gene encoding Asp-tRNA(Asn)/Glu-tRNA(Gln) amidotransferase subunit GatB codes for the protein MQTWIPSVGIEVHAELNTESKMFCRCPVAFGGEPNTRTCPVCLGLPGALPVPNKAAIEKVLRTALALNCKIAMDSFFHRKNYFYPDLSKGYQISQYGETNPLGYYGYLEIPTPDGGTKKIRIRRVHLEEDTGKLLHLPTGGSGVDFNRSGVPLMEVVTDFPPDVSSSDEAKEYLVQLRQLLLYLDVCDGKMEEGSLRCEPNISVRKADSETYGTKTELKNLGSFRAMQLGVQYEVKRQTALLEAGEAIKQETRGWNEAKEASYLMRVKEQENDYRYFPDPDLVPMKFDEEYIESLRKSIPELPLTKQLRYQRDYGFEAKEAAELVADKAWAAYFEDCVQAGGEAKTVSNWMRSDFAKLLNETGLSPRQSKVSPAHLVDLTKLIAAGEISGKMAKEMFAEVFESGKMPTEILRASGKSMITDRGVIEALCAKVLSENQGPVEKYKAGQTNVIGFFVGQVMKMSQGQAKPDLVQEIVREALDKQ